Proteins from a single region of Candidatus Palauibacter scopulicola:
- a CDS encoding ion transporter, with product MARNRTMSYFPSRREPARPAIDYDNHPVFSKRPQWRCETHRIIFGNLTRGGRLFDLSLIGVILASVVVVMLESVQDFNVRARSLLWTLEWVFTALFTAEYILRLVAAERAGQYARSFFGVIDLLAVLPNFVGLLIPGGQALAVIRLLRVLRVFRVLKLAQFVGGERLLINALRSSAYKVAVFIVAVLVVVTLVGAAMYVIEGADSGFSSIPRGVYWAIVTVTTVGFGDITPQTTTGQMLAALLMILGYGVIAVPTGIVTAEITGGRDARMRAAMERVCLRCARSGHDPDARHCKHCGTELLE from the coding sequence ATGGCCAGAAACCGGACGATGTCGTACTTCCCGTCCCGGCGGGAACCCGCGCGTCCGGCGATCGACTACGACAACCATCCGGTCTTCTCGAAGCGACCGCAGTGGAGGTGCGAGACCCACCGCATCATCTTCGGCAACCTGACTCGCGGCGGCCGGCTCTTCGACCTCAGCCTCATCGGCGTCATCCTGGCCAGCGTGGTCGTCGTGATGCTCGAGAGCGTGCAGGATTTCAACGTTCGCGCTCGGAGCCTGCTGTGGACGCTCGAATGGGTGTTCACGGCGCTGTTCACGGCCGAGTACATACTCCGCCTCGTCGCGGCGGAGCGGGCCGGCCAATACGCCCGTTCCTTTTTCGGGGTCATCGACCTGCTCGCCGTTCTGCCCAACTTCGTGGGGTTGCTGATCCCGGGAGGACAGGCGCTCGCCGTCATCCGCCTGCTGCGGGTGCTGCGCGTGTTCCGGGTCCTGAAGCTCGCCCAGTTCGTGGGGGGAGAGCGACTCCTGATCAACGCGCTGCGCTCCAGCGCCTACAAGGTCGCCGTCTTCATCGTCGCGGTGCTCGTCGTGGTGACGCTCGTGGGCGCGGCGATGTACGTGATCGAGGGCGCCGACTCGGGCTTCAGCAGCATCCCCCGGGGCGTCTACTGGGCCATTGTGACCGTGACGACGGTGGGCTTCGGCGACATCACGCCGCAGACCACGACGGGACAGATGCTCGCCGCGCTCCTCATGATCCTGGGGTACGGCGTGATCGCAGTCCCGACGGGCATCGTGACGGCCGAGATCACGGGCGGCCGTGACGCGAGAATGCGCGCCGCCATGGAGCGGGTCTGCCTGCGCTGCGCCAGGTCCGGCCACGATCCGGATGCGCGCCACTGCAAGCACTGCGGCACCGAACTGCTCGAATGA
- a CDS encoding LamG-like jellyroll fold domain-containing protein: MARPVSRIAPPRLLTLAVVVGCGGGDSLVVDPDPAPPAPPENRAPEATGAIPAQSIVAGTNATVDLSQFFRDPDGDALTYGAASSDTLVAEAAVSGARLILIAVSRGAASATVTASDGRGGEASLSFSVTVPNLAPTPVSEIASRTLVTGGTETIDVSGYFTDPEGDALTYSAASSDPLVAGVSVAGSELTMVGLSRGTAEATVTARDHEEAEARQSFELAVCAVPGGILHWWSGEGSGADRIGGVDATLMHGAGYAEGVPGAGEAFSFDGVDAIALVPNAPTLKPAGPFSVMAWAKPGPDEASGSGTALGKGHPWQESWLLDNHNGRWRSVLRVRPGFGGDARVYGPRLVAGEWTHLAMTWDGQRLTFYVNGEAQGTHRAGSINPTDGPVGIGSRSEEGFSDDALEVEFEGEIDEAMFFGRALGVEGIRSVIENTAVGFCDS; the protein is encoded by the coding sequence ATGGCCCGTCCAGTGTCGCGTATCGCGCCTCCGCGCCTTCTGACCCTTGCCGTGGTTGTCGGTTGCGGGGGAGGGGACAGTCTCGTCGTGGATCCCGACCCGGCACCCCCGGCGCCCCCGGAGAACCGGGCGCCCGAGGCCACGGGTGCCATTCCGGCGCAATCCATTGTCGCCGGCACGAACGCCACAGTGGACCTCTCGCAGTTCTTCCGGGATCCGGATGGCGACGCACTGACATACGGCGCCGCATCGTCCGACACGCTCGTCGCGGAGGCCGCGGTGTCCGGCGCGCGGTTGATCCTCATCGCCGTGTCCCGGGGTGCGGCATCGGCCACCGTCACCGCGAGCGACGGGAGGGGTGGGGAGGCCAGTCTGTCGTTCTCCGTGACGGTTCCGAACCTGGCGCCGACGCCCGTGAGCGAGATCGCCTCACGGACGCTGGTCACGGGCGGTACGGAGACCATCGATGTCTCCGGTTACTTCACCGATCCGGAAGGCGATGCCCTGACCTACAGTGCTGCCTCATCCGACCCGCTCGTAGCGGGGGTCTCCGTTGCCGGGAGCGAGTTGACCATGGTCGGGCTCTCGCGGGGCACGGCGGAGGCGACGGTGACGGCGCGGGACCACGAAGAAGCCGAAGCCCGGCAGAGCTTCGAACTGGCGGTCTGCGCGGTTCCGGGAGGCATCCTGCACTGGTGGTCGGGCGAAGGCAGCGGCGCCGACCGTATCGGGGGCGTGGACGCGACGCTCATGCACGGAGCGGGCTACGCCGAGGGCGTTCCCGGCGCCGGGGAGGCCTTCTCCTTCGATGGCGTGGATGCGATCGCGCTCGTGCCGAACGCGCCCACCCTCAAGCCGGCGGGGCCGTTCTCCGTCATGGCGTGGGCCAAACCGGGACCGGACGAGGCCAGCGGCAGCGGCACCGCCCTCGGAAAGGGACACCCCTGGCAGGAGTCGTGGCTGCTCGACAACCACAACGGCCGGTGGAGGTCGGTCCTCAGAGTGCGGCCCGGCTTCGGCGGAGACGCGAGGGTCTACGGACCGCGCCTTGTCGCCGGCGAGTGGACCCACCTGGCCATGACCTGGGACGGCCAGCGCCTCACGTTCTACGTCAACGGAGAAGCGCAGGGGACGCACCGCGCCGGGAGCATCAACCCGACCGACGGGCCCGTCGGCATCGGATCGCGAAGCGAGGAGGGGTTCTCGGACGACGCATTGGAGGTGGAGTTCGAGGGAGAGATCGACGAAGCGATGTTCTTCGGGCGCGCGCTCGGCGTGGAGGGAATTCGGTCGGTAATCGAAAACACTGCCGTTGGTTTCTGCGATTCCTGA
- a CDS encoding DUF5916 domain-containing protein, with amino-acid sequence MTHIGRPSRQLATRCAWIVAVCLPAAPALSAQTGTSGQIDAAGFRSPVPVPIPRLAGEIDVDGVVDEPAWDAIEPLPMFMWAPNHGGEMTEQTEVRIAHDDEYLYLSGRMYDSNPEGIRANTYLRDAFSGDDLLSFVVDSYNDYETGAWLGTTPAGVRQDRSLSNDGDFTGDVMPFNVDWNAHWQVVTSRNDEGWFAEYRVPFSTLGFQAQGDEVTMGIIVYRFIARKNERHVFPFIGREWGQGGFLKPSQGQRMTLRGVRPTTPAYVTPYVLGGLSRTPVLRKPSDAASFWGTERDRVAEPGVDLKYSPSSNLAIDLTVNTDFAQVEADDQQVNLTRFSLFFPEKRQFFQERSSTFDFGTGGFTDRVFFSRRIGLEAGELVRIYGGARLVGRLAGLDFGILNMQTAPTAGRSGENMGVMRLKQQVLNPYSFVGGILTTRYGSNGRNNVAYGLDSQLRLFGDEYLTLTWAQTQDEVVRERNVLDASLVRARWERRTDRGVSYNLFYRRVGPDYLPRLGFQLRNDFTLFGGELAHTWLRGADATLNAITLALVGENYQRNVDLTLESRSVRPEVRLEFKSTAMITAYANSQIEDIRRPFSVGAVSIVPGEHRFTEAGIDWQLPRSTIFRGDIRTTAGSFYDGRRVGLIFNPTWTVSRYLEVVGGYEVNRLEFPDRGEATTTHLGRLRLNFAFNTHISFSAFAQYNNLDERTSVNARFRYHFREGTDLWIVYNEGFNFERDRGLDPRLPWSAGRNIMIKYSHTFIW; translated from the coding sequence TTGACCCACATCGGCCGTCCATCTCGGCAACTCGCGACGCGGTGCGCGTGGATCGTGGCGGTCTGCCTGCCGGCGGCGCCCGCGCTCTCCGCGCAAACCGGAACCTCCGGCCAGATCGATGCGGCGGGATTCCGCTCGCCCGTTCCCGTTCCCATCCCCCGGCTCGCGGGGGAGATCGACGTTGACGGCGTCGTCGACGAGCCGGCCTGGGATGCGATCGAGCCGCTCCCGATGTTCATGTGGGCCCCCAACCACGGGGGCGAGATGACGGAGCAGACCGAGGTACGGATCGCCCACGATGACGAATACCTCTACCTCTCCGGACGGATGTACGACTCGAACCCCGAGGGCATTCGGGCGAACACCTACCTCCGGGATGCGTTCAGCGGCGACGATCTCCTCTCGTTCGTGGTCGACAGCTACAACGACTACGAGACCGGGGCCTGGCTCGGGACCACGCCCGCCGGCGTCCGCCAGGATCGCTCGCTCTCCAACGACGGCGACTTCACGGGCGACGTGATGCCGTTCAACGTGGACTGGAACGCCCACTGGCAGGTCGTCACGTCGCGGAACGACGAGGGCTGGTTCGCGGAATACCGGGTCCCGTTCTCCACGCTCGGCTTCCAGGCGCAGGGGGACGAGGTGACGATGGGGATCATCGTCTACCGCTTCATCGCCCGGAAGAACGAGCGCCACGTCTTCCCGTTCATCGGCCGCGAATGGGGGCAGGGGGGCTTCCTGAAGCCGTCGCAGGGCCAGCGCATGACGCTGCGCGGCGTGCGGCCCACGACGCCGGCCTACGTGACCCCGTACGTGCTCGGGGGCTTGAGCCGGACGCCGGTGCTCAGGAAACCGTCGGACGCCGCCTCCTTCTGGGGGACGGAGCGGGATCGGGTGGCGGAGCCGGGCGTCGACCTCAAGTACTCCCCCTCGTCGAATCTGGCGATCGACCTCACCGTCAACACGGACTTCGCGCAGGTGGAGGCGGACGACCAGCAGGTGAACCTCACCCGGTTCTCGCTCTTCTTCCCCGAGAAACGGCAGTTTTTCCAGGAACGCTCCTCGACCTTCGATTTCGGGACGGGAGGGTTCACCGACCGCGTGTTCTTCAGCCGCCGTATTGGGCTCGAAGCGGGCGAACTCGTCCGCATCTACGGCGGCGCGAGGCTCGTCGGCCGGCTGGCGGGCCTGGACTTCGGGATCCTCAACATGCAGACGGCGCCGACCGCGGGGCGGTCGGGCGAGAACATGGGCGTCATGCGCCTCAAGCAGCAGGTGCTCAATCCGTATTCGTTCGTCGGCGGGATCCTCACGACCCGCTACGGCTCCAACGGCCGGAACAACGTCGCCTACGGCCTGGATTCGCAACTGCGCCTGTTCGGGGACGAATACCTGACGCTCACCTGGGCGCAGACGCAGGACGAGGTGGTCAGGGAGCGCAACGTGCTCGACGCGAGCCTTGTGCGGGCGCGCTGGGAGCGGCGGACGGATCGCGGCGTCTCCTACAATCTCTTCTACCGGCGCGTGGGCCCGGACTACCTGCCGCGCCTCGGCTTTCAGCTCCGGAACGACTTCACGCTGTTCGGCGGCGAGTTGGCCCATACCTGGCTCCGCGGGGCCGACGCGACGCTGAACGCCATCACCCTGGCGCTGGTGGGCGAGAACTACCAGCGCAACGTCGACCTCACCCTCGAGTCCCGCTCGGTCCGTCCCGAGGTGCGGCTCGAATTCAAGTCGACCGCGATGATCACGGCCTACGCGAACAGCCAGATCGAGGACATCCGGAGGCCGTTTTCGGTCGGCGCGGTGTCCATCGTGCCGGGGGAACACCGGTTCACGGAGGCCGGGATCGACTGGCAGCTGCCGCGCAGCACGATCTTCCGCGGTGACATCCGGACGACGGCGGGGAGCTTCTACGATGGGCGGCGCGTGGGTCTCATCTTCAACCCCACGTGGACCGTCTCCCGCTACCTGGAGGTCGTCGGGGGCTACGAGGTGAACCGGCTCGAGTTCCCCGACCGGGGCGAAGCGACGACGACGCACCTGGGCCGGCTGCGGCTGAACTTCGCCTTCAACACGCACATCTCGTTCAGCGCCTTCGCGCAGTACAACAACCTCGACGAGCGGACGAGCGTCAACGCGCGCTTCCGCTATCACTTCAGGGAGGGCACGGACCTCTGGATTGTGTATAATGAAGGGTTCAACTTCGAACGGGACCGGGGGCTCGATCCGAGGCTGCCGTGGTCGGCGGGGCGAAACATCATGATCAAATACTCCCACACCTTCATCTGGTGA
- a CDS encoding DUF5916 domain-containing protein: MKLRATGREAGSSARTALWLCAMLTALAPVAAAAQDGGRGKPPVPLHRLDGQGQIDIDGFVDEPAWLDIDPVPLVVYSPTYGQAPTEETRIRIAYDDAYLYVSGQLFDSDLGGIRANSFARDGFSGDDQFSVVIDSYNDHETAVSFVVNPNGARSDRAVWGDAEWTAGTRPFNSDWNAHWDGAVQRTNDGWSAEMRIPFSTLGFQNTGGEVTMGLTVYRSISRKNERHVYPDISPEYGFFGFGKPSLAQRVTFRGVNRANPIYVTPYVLGGMTQIPTLREPPDVRAYWETMDDPTGEPGLDFKYSPSSNLSIDLTANTDFAQVEADDQQINVTRFPLFFPEKRQFFQERSATFDFATGGVTDRVFFSRRIGLDRGELVRIYGGARVVGRAGGLDFGLLNMQTAPAVGRPGENMGVLRLKQQVFNQNSSVGGIVTTRVDAYGKTNVAYGADSEVRVFGDEYLTLRWAQSFDDDVAERNPLDAGSFFAQFERRRQEGFAYSAQYRRVGGDYLPRLGFQLRNEFTLFGGSAGYSWFMGANSALRAVTLSGDTQHYYRNVDLTPESRVIAPQVMIGMKSGTFLMLTSRSSFESIRNPFGIAGLTIDPGEYWFHEADASLRLSRGGLVRGEIGGSAGSFYDGRRVSLRLSPALNLSRHFEIRPSYDVNRFELPNRDFLTTHLARLNLDFALDTHLSLSTLAQYNSTTDQVSVNARFRYHFREGVDLWVVYNEGYFMDRTNGGVDPRLPFSSGRALMVKYSHTFTF; this comes from the coding sequence GTGAAGCTGCGCGCGACGGGCAGGGAAGCGGGATCCTCCGCGCGGACGGCGCTGTGGCTGTGCGCCATGCTCACGGCGCTGGCGCCGGTCGCCGCGGCCGCGCAGGACGGCGGGCGCGGGAAGCCCCCGGTGCCTCTCCACCGGCTCGACGGGCAGGGGCAGATCGACATCGACGGCTTCGTCGACGAACCCGCGTGGCTGGACATCGACCCCGTGCCGCTCGTGGTGTATTCGCCCACTTACGGCCAGGCCCCTACCGAGGAGACGCGGATCCGGATCGCGTACGATGACGCGTACCTGTATGTCTCGGGGCAGCTGTTCGATTCGGACCTCGGCGGGATCCGGGCGAACAGCTTCGCTCGCGACGGGTTCAGCGGCGACGACCAGTTCTCGGTCGTGATCGACAGCTACAACGACCACGAGACGGCCGTGTCCTTCGTGGTGAACCCCAACGGCGCGCGGTCCGACCGCGCGGTTTGGGGCGATGCGGAGTGGACGGCGGGCACCCGGCCCTTCAACAGCGACTGGAACGCGCACTGGGACGGCGCCGTCCAGCGGACGAACGACGGCTGGTCGGCGGAGATGCGGATCCCGTTCTCGACGCTCGGGTTCCAGAATACGGGCGGGGAAGTGACGATGGGGCTCACCGTCTACCGCTCGATTTCGCGGAAGAACGAGCGCCACGTCTACCCCGACATCTCGCCCGAGTACGGCTTTTTCGGCTTCGGCAAACCGTCGCTGGCGCAACGGGTCACCTTCCGGGGCGTGAATCGCGCGAACCCGATCTACGTGACGCCGTACGTCCTCGGAGGGATGACGCAGATCCCGACGCTGCGAGAACCGCCGGACGTGCGGGCGTACTGGGAGACGATGGACGACCCCACCGGGGAACCGGGCCTCGACTTCAAGTACTCGCCCTCGTCGAACCTGTCGATCGACCTCACGGCGAACACCGACTTCGCCCAGGTGGAGGCGGACGACCAGCAGATCAATGTCACGCGGTTCCCCCTCTTCTTCCCGGAGAAACGGCAGTTCTTCCAGGAACGCTCGGCGACCTTCGACTTTGCCACCGGCGGCGTCACCGACCGCGTCTTCTTCAGCCGCCGGATCGGGCTGGACCGCGGCGAACTCGTCCGCATCTACGGGGGTGCGCGCGTGGTGGGCCGGGCCGGCGGGCTCGACTTCGGCCTGCTGAACATGCAGACGGCCCCCGCAGTCGGGCGGCCGGGCGAGAACATGGGCGTGCTGCGGCTCAAGCAGCAGGTCTTCAACCAGAATTCTTCCGTCGGCGGCATCGTCACCACGCGCGTCGATGCGTACGGCAAGACGAACGTGGCGTACGGGGCGGACAGCGAGGTGCGGGTGTTCGGGGACGAATACCTGACGCTGCGCTGGGCCCAGTCCTTCGATGACGATGTCGCGGAGCGGAACCCGCTCGACGCGGGGTCCTTCTTCGCGCAGTTCGAGCGGAGGAGGCAGGAGGGGTTCGCCTACAGCGCCCAGTATCGCCGCGTGGGAGGGGACTATCTGCCGCGCCTGGGCTTCCAGCTGCGGAACGAGTTCACGCTGTTCGGCGGATCGGCTGGCTATTCCTGGTTCATGGGCGCCAACTCGGCGCTCCGCGCCGTGACGCTCAGCGGCGACACACAGCACTACTACAGGAACGTGGATCTCACGCCGGAATCACGAGTTATCGCTCCTCAGGTGATGATCGGCATGAAGTCGGGAACGTTCCTGATGCTCACGTCCCGTTCGAGCTTCGAGAGCATCCGGAACCCGTTCGGGATCGCGGGCCTGACGATCGACCCGGGGGAATACTGGTTCCACGAAGCCGATGCCTCCCTCCGGCTCTCGCGCGGCGGCCTCGTGCGGGGGGAAATCGGCGGTTCGGCCGGCAGCTTCTACGACGGTCGCCGCGTGAGTCTCCGCCTGAGTCCGGCGCTGAATCTCTCCCGGCACTTCGAGATCCGCCCGAGCTACGACGTCAACCGCTTCGAGTTGCCGAACCGGGACTTCCTGACGACGCACCTCGCGAGACTCAACCTGGATTTCGCGCTCGACACGCACCTCTCGCTGAGCACGCTCGCCCAGTACAACTCGACGACGGACCAGGTGAGCGTCAACGCGCGCTTCCGCTACCA
- a CDS encoding DUF5916 domain-containing protein, producing the protein MRGDRLAKALFGVVLAAVCTASGLAAQANAADEVDVAVLRPGAPIPIPRISETIDVDGVVNEPVWETIDPLPLFIMSPTHGGEQTERTEIRLAHDDRYLYVSGRMYDSNPDGIRVNTFYRDSYSGDDLFSFVIDSYNDYETALWFGTTPAGVRQDRSISNDAEFSGDLPPFNEDWNAHWDVQTTRNGEGWFAEFRIPFSTLGFQAEGDEVTMGITIYRYIGRKNERQVYPPIAREWGRLAFMKPSQTQRVTLREVRPTAPVYVTPYALGGLRRTPVLREPADAAAYWATEQDRTTEPGVDLKYSPSSNLAIDLTVNTDFAQVEADEQQVNLTRFSLFFPEKRQFFQERSSTFDFGTGGFTDRVFFSRRVGLEGGELVRIYGGARVVGRMGGLDYGLLNMQTAPAGGRSGENVGVMRVKQQVFNPYSFVGGIVATRLGGNGQDNVAYGVDTQIRPLGNEWVTLTWAQTFDEAVNERNPLDAGLFRVRWERRTDRGVSYNLYYRRVGPDYTPRLGFQLRSDFTLFGGEVGHTWLRGPSASLNTVTLSVMGESYYRNADVTPESQSIRPELELAFKSGSRIAAYSNTQFEDIRTPFRVTGLSIPAGEYWFREVGIDWMLPRTAIFRGDIRTTVGSFYDGRRAGLIFNPMWSVSRYLEVGGGYEVNRIEFPNRGEAATAQLARVRLAFALNPQVSFSTFAQYNNLDERMSINARFRYHFREGTDLWIVYNEGLNFDRERGFDPRLPWSAGRNVMIKYSHTFSW; encoded by the coding sequence GTGCGCGGCGACCGGCTCGCGAAGGCCCTGTTCGGCGTCGTCCTGGCGGCCGTGTGTACGGCGTCGGGGCTCGCGGCCCAGGCCAACGCCGCCGATGAGGTGGACGTTGCGGTGCTCCGGCCCGGCGCTCCGATACCCATCCCCCGCATCTCCGAGACGATCGACGTGGACGGGGTCGTGAACGAACCCGTGTGGGAGACGATCGACCCGCTTCCCCTCTTCATCATGTCGCCCACCCACGGCGGCGAGCAGACGGAACGGACGGAGATCCGTCTAGCGCACGATGACCGGTACCTCTACGTCTCCGGACGGATGTACGATTCGAACCCGGACGGAATCCGCGTAAACACCTTCTATCGTGATAGTTACAGCGGCGACGACCTGTTCTCGTTCGTGATCGACAGCTACAACGACTACGAGACGGCGCTCTGGTTCGGCACGACCCCGGCCGGAGTCCGGCAGGACCGCTCGATTTCCAACGACGCCGAGTTCAGCGGCGACCTCCCGCCCTTCAACGAGGACTGGAACGCGCACTGGGACGTCCAGACGACCCGCAACGGGGAAGGGTGGTTCGCGGAGTTCCGCATCCCGTTCTCGACGCTGGGATTCCAGGCGGAGGGCGATGAGGTGACGATGGGGATCACCATCTATCGCTACATCGGCCGGAAGAACGAACGCCAGGTATACCCCCCGATCGCGCGCGAGTGGGGCCGGCTCGCCTTCATGAAGCCGTCGCAGACGCAGCGCGTGACGCTGCGCGAAGTCCGGCCCACCGCGCCGGTCTACGTGACCCCGTACGCGCTCGGCGGCCTGCGCCGGACGCCGGTGCTGCGCGAGCCCGCGGACGCGGCCGCCTACTGGGCGACGGAACAGGACCGGACCACGGAACCGGGCGTCGATCTCAAGTATTCGCCATCGTCCAACCTGGCCATCGATCTCACGGTCAACACCGACTTCGCCCAGGTGGAGGCGGACGAGCAGCAGGTGAACCTCACCCGCTTCTCGCTATTCTTCCCGGAGAAACGGCAGTTCTTTCAGGAACGGTCGTCGACCTTCGACTTCGGGACCGGCGGCTTCACGGACCGCGTCTTCTTCAGCCGGAGGGTCGGCCTCGAAGGCGGGGAACTGGTGCGGATCTATGGAGGCGCGCGGGTCGTTGGCCGCATGGGCGGACTGGACTACGGGCTCCTGAACATGCAGACGGCTCCCGCGGGAGGGCGCTCGGGAGAAAACGTCGGCGTGATGCGGGTAAAGCAGCAGGTGTTCAATCCGTACTCCTTCGTCGGGGGGATCGTGGCGACCCGGCTCGGGGGGAACGGCCAGGACAACGTCGCCTACGGCGTGGACACGCAGATCCGCCCCCTCGGCAACGAGTGGGTGACGCTCACCTGGGCGCAGACGTTCGACGAGGCGGTGAACGAGCGGAATCCGCTCGACGCGGGGCTGTTCCGCGTGCGGTGGGAGCGGAGAACGGACCGCGGCGTGTCGTACAACCTCTACTACCGGCGCGTGGGCCCCGACTACACGCCGCGGCTCGGCTTCCAGTTGCGGAGCGACTTCACGCTCTTCGGCGGCGAGGTCGGCCACACCTGGCTTCGGGGTCCGAGCGCTTCGCTGAACACCGTCACGCTGTCGGTCATGGGCGAGAGCTACTATCGGAACGCCGACGTCACGCCGGAGTCCCAATCGATCCGCCCCGAACTGGAACTCGCCTTCAAGTCGGGGTCGCGGATTGCGGCGTATTCGAACACGCAGTTCGAGGACATCCGGACGCCGTTTCGCGTCACCGGCCTCTCGATCCCTGCGGGGGAGTACTGGTTCCGGGAAGTGGGTATCGACTGGATGCTGCCGCGCACCGCGATCTTCCGCGGAGACATCAGGACCACCGTGGGGAGCTTCTACGACGGCCGGCGGGCGGGCCTGATCTTCAACCCGATGTGGAGCGTGTCCCGTTACCTGGAGGTCGGCGGTGGCTACGAGGTTAACCGGATCGAGTTTCCGAACCGGGGCGAGGCGGCGACCGCGCAACTCGCCCGGGTGCGACTCGCCTTCGCCCTCAATCCGCAGGTCTCGTTCAGCACCTTCGCGCAGTACAACAACCTCGACGAGCGCATGAGCATCAACGCCCGCTTCCGCTATCACTTCCGGGAGGGAACGGACCTCTGGATCGTGTACAACGAGGGGCTGAACTTCGACCGCGAACGGGGATTCGATCCGAGGCTGCCCTGGTCGGCCGGGCGCAACGTCATGATCAAGTACTCGCACACCTTCAGCTGGTAG
- a CDS encoding polyprenol monophosphomannose synthase: MSPDTSPTPSADSDEDLIAAVPTGSERGLVILPTYNEVDSIAGIVEGVLAQDRRLSVLVVDDASPDGTGALVDSLAAAEPRVNVLHREGKLGLGTAYIAGFRWALERDFEWIFEMDADGSHDARYIPDMIAATGRFDVVVGSRYTAGVNVINWPMSRLLLSYYANKYARIATGLRLADSTSGFKCFTRRVLEAIDLDRVGSTGYTFQIEMNFRAWKKGFRVGEVPIVFTDRRLGQSKMSGAIVREAVWRVWALRLRSLIGRL, translated from the coding sequence ATGAGCCCGGACACGTCCCCCACTCCCTCGGCGGATTCCGACGAGGACCTGATCGCCGCCGTCCCCACAGGCAGCGAGCGGGGTCTCGTCATCCTGCCCACGTACAACGAGGTCGATTCCATCGCCGGGATCGTCGAGGGCGTGCTGGCGCAGGACCGCCGGCTCTCGGTCCTCGTCGTCGACGATGCGTCGCCCGACGGGACCGGTGCTCTCGTCGACTCGCTCGCCGCGGCGGAACCGCGCGTGAACGTGCTGCACCGGGAGGGGAAGCTGGGGCTCGGGACCGCCTACATCGCCGGTTTCCGCTGGGCGCTCGAGCGGGATTTCGAGTGGATCTTCGAGATGGACGCCGACGGATCGCATGACGCGCGCTATATTCCCGATATGATCGCCGCGACCGGCCGCTTCGATGTCGTCGTCGGCTCCCGCTATACCGCGGGGGTGAACGTCATCAACTGGCCGATGTCGCGCCTGCTCCTCAGCTACTACGCGAACAAGTACGCGCGCATCGCCACGGGACTGCGCCTCGCCGACTCCACGAGCGGCTTCAAGTGCTTCACGCGCCGCGTACTGGAGGCGATCGACCTCGACCGCGTAGGATCGACCGGGTACACGTTCCAGATCGAGATGAACTTCCGGGCATGGAAGAAGGGGTTCCGGGTCGGGGAAGTCCCCATCGTGTTCACGGACCGCCGCCTCGGACAGAGCAAGATGTCGGGGGCCATCGTGCGCGAGGCGGTGTGGCGGGTGTGGGCGCTGCGGCTGCGGTCCCTCATCGGGAGGCTGTGA
- a CDS encoding TylF/MycF/NovP-related O-methyltransferase, protein MASPLRKSSPEAGPAEGDVRRAGLLASLVRALHRRLPGLVGGARRIVYRTPLLRNVMLPTYPYWVDPGVLAAMVGLIEATRGTGGAVVEIGVGRGDSSVFILEHLSTTGDPRDLVLVDTFDGFTPESIAHETGERGKTRSEISDYTYLDRRVYEHGLSRLGYSNFRIVEGDCAQVDWADVTGPVGAVLLDVDLYMPTRHVLDAIWPLVVPGGGFVLDDCIEPNWADGALQAYSEFTDRHGLPFTRVGRSGGLIVKQADEE, encoded by the coding sequence GTGGCATCCCCGCTCCGCAAATCGTCCCCCGAGGCTGGACCCGCCGAGGGCGACGTGCGCCGGGCGGGGTTGCTCGCCTCGCTCGTCCGCGCCCTCCACCGCCGCCTGCCCGGCCTCGTGGGCGGGGCCAGGCGCATCGTGTACCGGACCCCGCTGCTGCGGAACGTCATGCTGCCGACGTATCCGTACTGGGTGGATCCGGGGGTACTGGCAGCGATGGTGGGCCTCATCGAAGCCACGCGAGGGACGGGAGGGGCCGTGGTGGAGATCGGCGTCGGCCGCGGCGACAGTTCGGTGTTCATCCTCGAACATCTGTCGACGACCGGCGATCCGCGCGACCTGGTGCTGGTGGACACGTTCGACGGCTTCACGCCGGAGAGCATCGCGCATGAGACCGGCGAGCGGGGCAAGACGAGGTCGGAGATCTCGGACTATACCTACCTGGACCGCCGGGTGTACGAACACGGTCTCTCGCGCCTGGGCTACTCGAATTTCCGCATCGTCGAGGGCGACTGCGCGCAGGTGGACTGGGCGGACGTCACGGGCCCGGTCGGCGCGGTGCTGCTGGACGTGGACCTCTACATGCCCACTCGGCACGTGCTCGATGCGATCTGGCCCCTCGTCGTCCCCGGCGGCGGATTCGTCCTCGATGACTGCATCGAACCGAACTGGGCGGACGGCGCCCTCCAGGCCTACTCCGAATTCACGGACCGCCACGGCTTGCCGTTCACCAGGGTCGGGCGCAGCGGCGGGCTCATCGTTAAGCAGGCCGACGAAGAATGA